Proteins from a genomic interval of Quercus lobata isolate SW786 chromosome 11, ValleyOak3.0 Primary Assembly, whole genome shotgun sequence:
- the LOC115967237 gene encoding uncharacterized protein LOC115967237 produces MEKLLEALDCTDFQKVRFATFKLIGEAERWWRSTKAILKGMDTEINPITWEKFKGVFSDNYFPEVVRERKEREFADLVQGRVDNYAKSVKRAMRLEKNFKNNVRKENPPRNTGQTGFRQGNAQGHWNKKGSFGRSGNNSSSNKPENKNPPQNAQGRILNACPTCGRFHGDKSCFFEGKACYNCGKTGHLARSCTSPQQNSMAQPGKNDQRRKAQGRVFALTPQDVQASDTVVTGI; encoded by the exons ATGGAGAAATTGTTAGAAGCTTTAGATTGCACTGACTTTCAGAAGGTGCGGTTTGCAACTTTCAAGTTGATTGGAGAAGCTGAGCGTTGGTGGAGATCTACTAAAGCCATTTTGAAGGGAATGGACACTGAGATAAATCCCATCACTTGGGAGAAATTTAAAGGGGTTTTCAGTGATAACTACTTCCCTGAGGTGGTTCGAGAACGAAAAGAGAGGGAATTTGCTGATTTGGTGCAAGGAA GGGTTGATAACTATGCAAAGTCGGTTAAGAGAGCTATGAGACTGgagaaaaatttcaagaacaaTGTTAGGAAGGAGAACCCACCTAGAAACACTGGACAGACAGGCTTTCGTCAAGGCAATGCTCAAGGTCATTGGAACAAGAAAGGATCTTTTGGGAGGTCTGGGAATAATTCATCATCAAATAAACCAGAAAATAAGAATCCACCCCAGAATGCTCAAGGTAGAATTTTGAATGCTTGCCCTACATGTGGAAGGTTTCATGGAGATAAGTCGTGTTTCTTTGAAGGAAAGGCTTGTTATAACTGTGGGAAGACAGGACACTTAGCTAGAAGCTGTACTTCTCCTCAACAAAACTCAATGGCACAACCTGGAAAGAATGATCAGAGGAGGAAAGCACAAGGGAGAGTGTTTGCACTCACACCACAAGATGTCCAAGCTTCGGATACTGTGGTTACAGGTATTTGA